One segment of Candidatus Liberimonas magnetica DNA contains the following:
- the smpB gene encoding SsrA-binding protein SmpB gives MEKNDKKIIASNRKAFHNYEILESFEAGIVLEGYEVKSLRQSKASLVDGIVRFDKDEAYLDNVHIAPYLQQSTHVIDYNPRRKRKLLLHRREINRLSGRTKEKGLAVIPLELYFSKKNMVKVSLGLGKGKKVYDKREVLRKRDINREMERDIKSKK, from the coding sequence ATGGAAAAAAACGATAAGAAAATCATTGCTTCTAACAGGAAGGCGTTTCATAATTATGAAATACTGGAGAGCTTTGAGGCGGGGATAGTGCTTGAGGGGTATGAAGTAAAATCTCTAAGGCAGTCAAAGGCAAGTTTGGTTGACGGAATAGTACGTTTTGACAAAGATGAAGCATACCTTGATAATGTCCATATAGCGCCTTACCTCCAGCAGTCAACCCATGTTATTGATTATAACCCCAGAAGAAAAAGAAAGCTGCTCCTTCACAGAAGGGAGATAAACAGGCTTTCCGGGCGGACAAAAGAAAAAGGGCTGGCTGTGATTCCTCTTGAGCTGTATTTTTCTAAGAAAAATATGGTCAAAGTCTCTCTGGGGCTTGGAAAAGGAAAAAAGGTTTATGATAAACGGGAAGTCCTGCGTAAAAGGGATATAAATAGAGAAATGGAAAGGGACATTAAATCTAAAAAGTGA
- a CDS encoding T9SS type A sorting domain-containing protein, producing the protein MRKVILTLLFLFSVSKIYAGVINIGAASYTDTLPSGKLKPQTNFYATSNISTPVPSSDWWTSVLSSSYSSRMYAYPLCYKCISQGFLIGYPETIPSQDYVSFGSDLSAPYRQQLLVQGMYNGISSTVTVQSVKVDSFGDWSLTSIWQDSVDPSNYFTATYGHGFIFTYFNFSSGVNPMIAFPLEWGLGQLDIYDSAGNLIAWDNPVTGESFSLRYLDYATGKEIYYGVFLPNNSVFSITNKGHIVNITLPAGKDFMSIGLMKDKASLSFLRNYAYAFITDTEYGSSFDTAKSVVTSSFTATTQPKQFNQNTTLIALFPHQWKNASGISEIYSFPTLRGDMKVIAADSFTVSNRFHGIMPYLLLSGNLDDQYLKTLLNDDKDYTFKYDTVYYHGKELVKVANLIPIADQLGEIGTRDSLIAKLKASLLDWFTYTNGKTGSFFYYDKTWGAMLGYNMETEFYLHTIKDQHFVLGYYVYASAVLAMYDISFKTDYGDMVELLIRSYASPYRNDAMFPYLRTFDPYEGHSWANGMALSDDGNDQESSSEAMNSWAGIYLWGMATNKDIYRTLGICGYALENSALQEYYFDTDNTTYSQTYGHSSIGRLFGGKVDYNTWFGSEPEYIHGIQILPLTPSMLYLGYNADYARINYNHMVQINGGTEDKWYDIFWKYQSFFDPQSAIRRFRDDISYDDADSKTAVYSWLKLFALLGKPDTNVYSNMPSFAAFDRNGRKTWMAFNPANTLATAKFYDSLSGELIGSVSAGANSIGVQSTLPVSAKSSNDLSKVIAYPNPYLNNPGGIIFSGIANNSRIKILDIAGEVVQDFEENDGDGIYQWDAKNKDGDKLASGVYLYLVTNTNAGQQKVIGKLAIIK; encoded by the coding sequence ATGAGAAAAGTAATTCTGACTCTTCTATTCCTTTTTTCAGTGTCAAAGATATATGCCGGAGTCATAAATATCGGCGCAGCAAGTTATACGGACACCCTTCCTTCAGGTAAGCTAAAACCCCAGACTAATTTCTATGCAACTTCAAATATAAGCACACCTGTGCCGTCAAGCGACTGGTGGACTTCAGTGTTAAGTTCTTCTTACTCCTCCAGGATGTATGCCTATCCCCTTTGTTACAAATGTATATCACAAGGGTTCTTGATAGGTTATCCTGAAACTATTCCGTCCCAGGACTATGTATCCTTTGGGAGCGATTTATCTGCACCTTATAGGCAGCAGTTGCTTGTCCAGGGAATGTATAACGGCATTTCAAGCACTGTAACAGTTCAGAGCGTAAAAGTTGACTCCTTCGGGGATTGGTCGTTGACTTCTATATGGCAGGACAGCGTTGATCCATCAAACTACTTTACTGCAACTTACGGGCACGGATTTATATTTACATATTTTAATTTTTCTTCAGGTGTAAACCCGATGATAGCTTTTCCTTTAGAATGGGGTTTGGGGCAGCTTGATATTTACGATTCAGCCGGAAACCTTATCGCCTGGGACAACCCTGTTACCGGAGAGTCTTTTTCTCTAAGGTACCTTGATTATGCTACAGGCAAAGAAATATACTACGGCGTGTTCCTGCCAAATAACAGCGTTTTTAGTATAACCAATAAAGGCCATATAGTAAATATAACTCTGCCTGCAGGCAAAGATTTCATGTCTATAGGGTTAATGAAAGATAAAGCGAGCCTTTCATTTTTACGAAACTATGCTTATGCTTTTATAACGGACACTGAGTACGGCAGTTCGTTCGATACCGCAAAAAGCGTTGTTACAAGCAGTTTTACTGCCACAACCCAGCCAAAACAATTCAACCAGAATACAACTTTGATAGCTCTTTTTCCCCACCAATGGAAAAATGCTTCGGGTATAAGCGAAATATACAGTTTTCCGACCCTGCGCGGGGATATGAAAGTAATAGCAGCTGATAGTTTTACAGTGTCAAACAGGTTTCACGGTATAATGCCCTACCTTTTATTGTCAGGGAACCTGGACGACCAATACTTAAAAACTCTTCTAAATGACGACAAGGATTATACCTTCAAGTACGATACAGTTTATTACCACGGAAAAGAGCTCGTAAAAGTAGCAAACCTGATACCGATAGCTGACCAGCTCGGAGAAATAGGTACAAGGGATTCTTTGATAGCAAAACTAAAGGCAAGCCTTTTAGACTGGTTTACCTATACAAACGGCAAAACAGGCTCGTTTTTCTATTACGATAAAACCTGGGGCGCTATGCTCGGGTACAACATGGAGACTGAATTTTACCTGCACACCATAAAAGACCAGCATTTTGTGCTTGGATATTACGTATATGCAAGCGCTGTACTTGCGATGTATGATATATCTTTTAAAACAGATTATGGTGATATGGTCGAGTTGTTGATCCGCTCATACGCTTCACCATACCGAAATGACGCTATGTTTCCGTATTTGCGGACATTTGACCCGTATGAAGGCCATTCCTGGGCCAACGGCATGGCTTTATCTGATGATGGAAACGACCAGGAATCGTCTTCTGAAGCTATGAACTCCTGGGCAGGAATCTATCTGTGGGGTATGGCAACGAATAAAGATATTTACAGGACCCTTGGAATATGCGGCTATGCACTTGAGAATTCTGCGCTACAGGAGTATTATTTTGATACGGATAACACCACCTATTCGCAAACTTACGGCCATTCAAGCATCGGCAGGCTCTTTGGCGGAAAAGTTGATTACAATACATGGTTCGGCTCCGAGCCTGAGTACATACATGGGATACAGATACTGCCCCTGACACCGTCCATGCTTTATCTGGGGTATAACGCTGACTATGCAAGAATAAACTATAACCACATGGTACAAATAAATGGCGGCACAGAAGACAAATGGTATGATATATTCTGGAAGTATCAGTCTTTTTTTGACCCGCAGTCTGCCATAAGAAGATTCAGGGATGATATTTCTTATGATGACGCAGATTCAAAGACCGCCGTTTATTCCTGGCTGAAATTATTCGCCCTTTTAGGAAAACCCGATACAAACGTTTATTCAAATATGCCTTCGTTTGCTGCTTTTGACAGGAACGGAAGAAAAACCTGGATGGCATTTAATCCAGCAAATACCTTAGCAACAGCAAAGTTCTATGATTCTTTGAGCGGAGAGCTTATTGGTTCTGTTAGCGCAGGAGCTAATTCAATAGGTGTACAGAGTACTCTTCCTGTAAGCGCTAAAAGCTCAAATGATTTAAGCAAGGTAATAGCTTATCCCAACCCTTATTTAAACAACCCGGGCGGTATCATATTTTCAGGGATTGCTAATAATAGCAGGATAAAGATATTGGATATAGCGGGTGAAGTTGTCCAGGATTTTGAAGAAAATGACGGGGACGGTATTTACCAATGGGATGCAAAGAACAAAGACGGCGACAAACTTGCATCAGGGGTTTATCTGTATTTGGTCACAAATACTAACGCTGGCCAACAGAAAGTTATCGGAAAACTTGCTATAATAAAATAG